A window from Macaca thibetana thibetana isolate TM-01 chromosome 7, ASM2454274v1, whole genome shotgun sequence encodes these proteins:
- the MINAR1 gene encoding major intrinsically disordered Notch2-binding receptor 1: METNQETSLFLVKILEELDSKQNTVSYQDLCKSLCARFDLSQLAKLRSVLFYTACLDPNFPATLFKDKMKCTVNNQQSKKIMVAADIVTIFNLIQMNGGAAKEKLPTGRQKVRKKEASFESCRSDTEICNAAECEPLNCELSERSFSRGYPTRQSSKCRKMDCKDCPQFVPASEPNFLLGVSKEVKNRAASLDRLQALAPYSVTSPQPCEMQRTYFPMNIENESISDQDSLPINQSIKETFISNDEPFVVQSCVQKRSIFKEDFHNLMAVSPSLVGPVSKAENEHGEPQSRKEPHKPPFFNHSFEMPYNSQYLNPVYSPVPDKRRAKHESLDDLQASTYFGPTPVMGTQEARRCPGRPHKQTPWPAKSWSLNTEEVPDFERSFFNRNPSEERLRYPNASSQTPNFPAPDRRPTYLPPKDQQPILPIAYAAKPNGLKSKEISSPVDLEKHEPVKKFKDKSINCSSGQLSSDTSSVGTQTEHVLEPKKCRDLCTSSQGKYSDRHTMKHSDDDSEIVSDDISDIFRFLDDMSISGSTGVIQSSCYNSTGSLSQLHKSDCDSSPEHNLTKIANGVPSSKGDKGNRPENTHHSEEELKTSVCKLVLRIGEIERKLESLSGVREEISQVLGKLNKLDQKMQQPEKVSVQIDLNSLTSEVPSDDSASPRMFRAHSGSHGPKLENNPDWCCSDASGSNSESLRVKALKKSLFTRPSSRSLTEENSATESKIASISNSPRDWRTITYTNRVGLNEEEIKDTGPGDNKDWHRKSKEADRQYDIPPQHRLPKQPKDGFLVEQVFSPHPYPASLKAHMKSNPLYTDMRLTELAEVKRGQPSWTIEEYARNASDKGKLTALDLQTQESLNPNNLEYWMEDIYTPGYDSLLKRKEAEFRRAKVCKIAALITAAACTVILVIVVPICTMKS, translated from the exons ATGGAGACCAATCAGGAAACTTCCCTCTTCTTGGTGAAGATCTTGGAGGAGCTGGACAGTAAGCAAAATACCGTTTCTTATCAGGACCTGTGCAAATCTCTCTGTGCCCGGTTCGATCTGTCGCAGCTTGCCAAACTGAGAAGCGTGCTCTTCTACACGGCTTGTCTCGATCCCAATTTTCCAGCCACTCTATTCAAAGACAAGATGAAATGCACTGTGAATAACCAGCAATCAAAGAAAATCATGGTGGCAGCAGATATTGTGACGATATTTAATCTGATCCAAATGAATGGTGGGGCAGCCAAGGAGAAGCTGCCTACGGGTCGCCAGAAGGTGCGCAAGAAGGAGGCGTCCTTTGAATCATGCAGGTCGGATACAGAGATCTGCAATGCAGCCGAGTGTGAGCCCCTGAACTGTGAGCTGAGTGAGAGGTCTTTCAGCCGGGGCTACCCCACCAGGCAGTCGTCCAAGTGCCGGAAGATGGACTGCAAGGACTGCCCGCAGTTTGTCCCTGCCTCTGAGCCTAATTTCCTGTTGGGAGTTAGCAAAGAGGTGAAAAACCGTGCTGCTTCCCTGGACAGGCTGCAGGCCCTGGCCCCGTACTCTGTGACCAGCCCTCAGCCCTGTGAGATGCAGAGGACCTACTTCCCCATGAACATAGAAAATGAGTCCATTTCAGACCAGGACTCGCTGCCCATCAACCAGAGCATCAAGGAGACCTTCATTTCCAATGACGAGCCATTTGTGGTTCAGTCCTGTGTCCAGAAAAGGAGTATCTTTAAAGAGGATTTTCACAATTTGATGGCGGTGTCCCCCAGTTTGGTTGGCCCCGTCAGCAAAGCAGAGAATGAGCACGGGGAGCCCCAGAGCCGAAAGGAGCCCCACAAGCCACCCTTCTTCAACCACAGCTTTGAAATGCCCTATAACAGCCAGTACCTGAATCCGGTGTATTCCCCGGTTCCTGACAAAAGGCGAGCAAAGCATGAAAGCTTAGATGACCTTCAAGCCTCTACGTATTTTGGGCCCACTCCAGTGATGGGAACCCAAGAAGCCAGGCGCTGTCCAGGGAGGCCCCACAAGCAGACTCCCTGGCCAGCCAAAAGCTGGAGCCTAAACACGGAGGAAGTTCCTGACTTTGAACGGTCCTTTTTCAATAGAAATCCCTCCGAGGAGAGGCTACGCTATCCAAATGCCAGTAGCCAGACTCCCAATTTCCCAGCCCCAGACAGGCGCCCGACTTACCTCCCGCCAAAGGATCAACAGCCAATTCTCCCCATTGCTTATGCGGCAAAACCAAACGGGCTCAAATCTAAAGAGATCTCCTCCCCTGTTGACTTGGAGAAGCATGAACCAGTCAAAAAGTTTAAAGACAAGAGCATTAACTGCTCCAGTGGGCAGCTCAGCTCAGATACCAGTAGCGTGGGCACCCAGACTGAGCACGTGCTGGAGCCCAAGAAATGCAGAGACCTGTGCACCTCCAGTCAGGGCAAGTACAGTGACAGGCACACCATGAAGCACTCAGACGATGACTCAGAAATTGTCAGCGACGACATCAGTGACATTTTCCGATTTCTTGATGACATGAGCATCAGTGGCTCCACAGGAGTGATACAGTCGTCCTGCTACAACAGCACAGGGTCCTTGTCTCAGCTCCATAAGTCAGACTGCGATAGTTCCCCCGAGCACAACTTAACCAAAATTGCCAATGGGGTCCCCAGCAGCAAGGGAGACAAGGGCAACCGGCCTGAAAACACCCACCATTCGGAAGAAGAACTGAAGACCAGTGTGTGCAAACTGGTGCTCAGGATCGGCGAAATTGAACGAAAGCTGGAATCCCTGTCGGGTGTCCGTGAGGAAATCTCCCAGGTCTTGGGCAAACTAAATAAATTGGACCAGAAAATGCAACAGCCTGAGAAGGTGAGTGTGCAGATAGATCTGAACTCCTTGACGAGCGAGGTTCCGTCTGATGACAGTGCCTCTCCCCGGATGTTCCGTGCACACAGTGGCTCCCATGGACCAAAACTGGAGAACAACCCCGACTGGTGCTGCTCTGATGCTAGTGGGAGCAACAGCGAGAGCCTGCGGGTCAAGGCCTTAAAAAAAAGCCTCTTCACCAGGCCATCCTCTAGATCCCTAACAGAGGAGAACAGTGCCACGGAGTCCAAAATCGCCAGCATCTCCAACTCGCCCAGAGACTGGCGCACCATCACTTACACCAACCGTGTGGGCCTCAATGAGGAGGAGATAAAAGACACAGGCCCAGGAGATAATAAAGACTGGCATCGGAAATCTAAAGag GCAGACAGGCAGTACGACATTCCCCCACAGCACCGACTGCCCAAGCAGCCCAAAGACGGCTTCCTGGTGGAGCAGGTGTTCAGCCCTCACCCCTACCCTGCCTCCCTCAAGGCCCACATGAAGAGCAACCCACTGTACACAGACATGCGGCTGACTGAGTTGGCCGAGGTGAAGAGGGGCCAGCCTTCTTGGACCATTGAGGAGTATGCACGGAATGCGAGTGACAAGGGCAAGCTGACAGCCCTGGACCTGCAG ACGCAAGAATCTTTAAACCCAAACAATTTAGAGTACTGGATGGAAGACATTTATACTCCAGGATACGATTCATTACTAAAACGTAAAGAAGCTGAATTCAGACGAGCCAAGGTCTGCAAGATAGCTGCTCTGATCACTGCTGCGGCATGCACCGTCATCCTCGTTATTGTCGTGCCCATCTGCACAATGAAATCATGA